In Clavibacter californiensis, the sequence GGGAGCGCGTCGCCGGGGGAGACCGCGCCCGCCGGGACGCCGCCCTCCCTGAGGGCCCGCTGCTCCGCGGCGAAGACGGCGGAGAGGTCCGGGCCGATCTGCTCGGCGAAGCCGCGGTCGAAGTCGGCGATCTGCGCCTGGATGGTCGTGTCGGTCATGGTGTCTCCTCGTGCCGTCGGGTCGGTGGGCTCACCGTAGGCAGATGCTCGGGGAGGGCTGCTGGCACGTCGTCACACGGCGTCACGACCGACACCGAGCGGATAGGCGCCGGTCGGAGGCCGCGCCGGTCAGCGCCCGCGGCGTCCCGGGAGGAGCGCCTGCGCGAGCGGGAGCACGGAGACCACGAGGAGGACCGTGCCGAGCACCTCGTCGTCCGGGCGGAGGAGCACGCCGCCCGCGAGGAGGCCGCCGAACACGAGGGCGGAGACCGCGCGGCGGAGGGTGCGCTCGAGGGCGCCGACGCGGCGCTCGAGCGTGGGGTCGCTGATGGGGAGGGCGCCGTCGTCGATGCGGGTGAGCAGCGCGTCGAGCCGGCCCGGGAGACGGGCGATCGTGCCCGCGGTGTCGGAGACGCGTGTGCCCAGGTCGCGCACGACGTTGCCGCGCTCCTCGCGGATGAGGCGCTGCGCGTAGGGCTCGACCGAGTCCCAGAGGTTGAACGCGGGATCGAGCGCGCTGCACACGCCCGAGGTGAGCGACATGGCGCGGATGATGAGCAGGAAGTCGTCGGGCAGCTGGAACGGCAGGGTGCGCACGACCTCCTGGAACTCGTTCGCGAAGGCGCGGAACTCCCGCGGATCCACCTCGCGCAGCTCCGCGAAGCCCAGGCCGCCGAAGCGCGCGAAGAGGCGCGTCATGGCGAGCTCGAGCTGCGTGGTGTCCGCGGACGGCAGCAGCACGCCGATGTCGCGGGCTGCGTCGACGAGGCCCTTGCCGTCGCGGGAGGCGGCCGCGATGAGCATCTTGCGCAGGCCCCTGCGGGTGCTCGGCGGCACCTCGCCCATCATCCCGAAGTCGATGAAGGTCAGCGTCCAGCCCTGCTCGACGGAGCCGTCCGTGACGGGCGTGACGAAGACGTTGCCGGGGTGCGGATCCGCGTGGAAGAAGCCGTCCGCGAACAGCTGGTCGAACATCACGGCGGCGAACACGGGCGCGACCTCGACGGGGTCGATGCCGGCCGCGAGGAGCCCCGCGTGGTCGGTGATCTTGATGGCCGTGACGTCCTCGAGCGTGAGCACGCGGCGCGTGCTGCGCTCCCAGACGATCTCGGGCACGGCCACGCGCTCGTCCGCGGCGAACATCTCCTGGAAGCGCGCGGAGCTGCGGGCCTCGTGCAGGTAGTCGATC encodes:
- a CDS encoding ABC1 kinase family protein — protein: MTAATAGAVPGADPEADAPETRARYRRILRFAAWNLAVTWWYELFLPRVGLRRIADRTRTRRMKLFARRFRVLAVELGGLMIKVGQFMSSRLDVLPPEITAELEDLQDEVPAVPFPEIRALAERELGMPLAAAFAWVDETPVAAASLGQAHRAILGPLDSADTGLTGAVIKVQRPGIDDVVRIDLAALRRIGGWLTHVRLVSDRVDAPALVEEFAETSLEEIDYLHEARSSARFQEMFAADERVAVPEIVWERSTRRVLTLEDVTAIKITDHAGLLAAGIDPVEVAPVFAAVMFDQLFADGFFHADPHPGNVFVTPVTDGSVEQGWTLTFIDFGMMGEVPPSTRRGLRKMLIAAASRDGKGLVDAARDIGVLLPSADTTQLELAMTRLFARFGGLGFAELREVDPREFRAFANEFQEVVRTLPFQLPDDFLLIIRAMSLTSGVCSALDPAFNLWDSVEPYAQRLIREERGNVVRDLGTRVSDTAGTIARLPGRLDALLTRIDDGALPISDPTLERRVGALERTLRRAVSALVFGGLLAGGVLLRPDDEVLGTVLLVVSVLPLAQALLPGRRGR